AGCATGATGGCAAATATATTATTTTGGATCATCTACTCTAAGATTGAACTGAGACTTGGGTTTGGACTGATATTTTTTCTAAAGTAATTTCAATGTTGCACATAATAACAAACTTCCGAAGATGAGAATGTCATAAAAGTGTTTCAAATAATTagtttgctaaataaatgttaatCGAACCAAAAGGAATCCAAGTGGAAGACAGAACAGACGATGATAATTCAAGGTGCTGTCCGTGGTTCTGAAATACGAGGCCTTGCAGTTGCAGCTGTGTTTAGACTCTGACAAGAACTTATACGTCTAGTTATTCTTTCGTCTACACACTAAGGATTTAAAAAGCTGGTATTTCAAGTGGTCTCATTCAATTGTAATTTCAGAGTTATTGTGCAGAAATGTGCAAATATGCCAATTTTGACAGAGGCTCTGGCATAAAACAAAAATCTAAATCTGGGCAAAGAGGAGGAGGGAGTGAGAGAAAGCACTTGTGAGCTCAACAATTTCAAAAAGCTTTTAGGCACTAAAAGAACACAAAAGATTCTTTCATAAGATAAGATTGAACCATGGTGAGGAAGGAACAGAGCTCATGTTTCAGGCATGATGGTAGTGCTATGACATGGGTTAGCTGCTGAGTAAAAATGTCAGTGCTATTAAAAATCCATGGAGCAGTTGGATTAAAGACTAAAAAACCTAGTTGAAAAGCTAATAAAATAAAGATTATTTGATGGGCAGGTTAATGGCCTCAACAGAAACCAATTAATAAATTGTGGCGCATTACAAatggcagcttttttttttttttttaattgttattataTATAAATGCTGAACAAAAAAGTACTGTAATCATAACAAAGTCTAACCTCAAAAGGAGAGTCCGGTTCATCCAGGATATTCTTTTCCCTATAAATCTTCTGCATGGTCCCTGTAGAACTTGGATCCATCACCAGAACATTCTGACTTGCAGCCCTGTCCAATTTACAGTCACTTTTCCTGGAATCAGTCGTCCTGCACACCTCATAGTTGTAAGCGTGCGGGAGAGTCCCTGTCCCCAAAGTATCCGAATAGCGTGGCGGATAATAAGGTATGACGGGCAGGTTGGAGTGGTACATGATACGAGACTGTCTCCACCTGTACACTTTGACTGATATGATAAGTAGCAAGCAGACAATGAAGAGGAAGGAGACCACGGCCAAAGCCAAGACTAGGTAAAAAGTCATCTTGTCATTGTACTCCTTGTCGTGCATGCTAAAGTCAGTGAACTCTGACAACACTTCAGGGAAGCTATCTGCAACTGCAACATTAACAATGACTGTAGCTGAACGAGAGGGCTGCCCATTGTCCTCTACTACAACAGTCAGTCGTTGTTTGAGAGCATCTTTATCAGTCACTTGGCGGACAGTTCTTACTTCTCCATTGTGGAGGCCCACTTCAAACAACGCCCTTTCTGAGGCCTTGTGCACTTTATATGAGAGCCAGGCATTCTGTCCAGAGTCTACATCCACAGCCACCACTTTAGTCACAAGGTAGCCCACGTCTGCCGAGCGAGGAACCATTTCAGCCAGCAAAGAGCCGCCTGTCTGGACTGGGTAGAGGACCTGAGGGCCATTGTCGTTGGCATCCTGGATCAGGATGGTCACGCTCACATTGCTGCTCAGAGGAGGGGAGCCGCCATCCTGAGCTCTGACGCGGAAGTGGAATTCTTTGAGTTGCTCATAGTCAAAAGAACGAACTGCATGGATGACTCCACTCTCAGCACTAACAGACACATATGAGGAGACTGGCACGCCATTAACAGAGGAGTCCTCCAATATGTAGGAAATGCGAGCATTCTGGTTCCAGTCAGCATCACTGGCTTTTACAGTCATTATAGAGAGACCAGGTgtgttgttttcaacaatgttagCCTCATATGAGCTCCTCTCAAAGCCAGGCATGTTGTCATTCACATCCGAGATGTGTAAAGTGAGAGTGATGCTGCTGGAAAGGGAAGGCACACCCTCATCAGAACATGTCACTGTGATATTATAGTTAGACGACCTTTCTCTGTCTAAGTCCCCGTCTGTAACAACACTGTAAAAAGTACTTCTGGATGTGACTTTGAAAGGTATATTATCATTAATAACACAATTTACCCTACCATTCTCTTCAGAATCTGGATCATTTACACTCATCACTGCTATCACTGTATTGGCAGGTAAATCCTCCTCCACTGAAGTAGATGATGAAATAAGTTGAATGAGGGGAGTATTGTCATTTACATCGCCCACTTCAATAATCACCTTGCTTGAATCAGAGAGACCACCTCGATCAATTGCCTCTATATCAATCTCATATTTTTGGGCCTTTTCATAATCTATAGGACCTTTCAATAGAAAATTTCCATCTTGAGTTATGTCAAATAGTTTGGAAATGCTCCTCATGCTGTTTCCAATGACATAATTCACTTCTCCATTTGACCCTTTGTCTGCATCAGATGCACTCACTTGAGTAATGAGAGTCCCTGAGGCGGAGTTTTCATTCAGGCTTGCTTTGTAAAGACTTTGTGTAAAAACAGGAGCATTATCATTAGCGTCTAACACTTTGATTTGAATCTGCATTGTACCTGACCTCTGTGGTTCGCCTCCATCTTGTGCCGTTAAGAGCAATGTTACAAATTCCTGTCTTTCTCTGTCCAAGGGCTTTTGTAATACCATTTCCACCTTTTTACCGCCATCGGACTGTCTGTGTAATTTGAGAATAAAATGATCAGTCGGTTTAAGTGTGTAGCTTTGAAGCCCATTCAAACCTATATCAGGGTCTATTGCTTTCTCTAACATGAATTTAGAACCAACAACAGCAGTCTCGCTTATCTCCAACACCCTACCTTCCTTTTCAAAGACGGGGTCATTGTCGTTTATGTCCGTGATCTCAACAGTcacgggaaatatttcaatcgGCTGTTCTAATGCGATTTGAAAATGCAGTGCACAAGGCGTTGTCTGGCCACATATAGCTTCGCGATCTATTCGCTCGTTTATAACCAGCACTCCTTTTTCCTTGACGAGCTGGACGTAATTAGCGCTGCCCCCCGTGTGGATGCGAGCTTTACCAGACTGTAAGCGTTTGATGTCCAGTCCCAAATCCTGAGCTATGTTGCCGATGAACGATCCTTTGGTCATCTCCTCGGGAATAGAATAGCTGACATGTCCGAGCACCGAAGGAAAGCAGAGCGCGCAGATAAATAACAGCGCGTGCGGTCTCATTGTTTAACGAGACGTCTCTGCCTGACGCCTCAAAATGCAGTCGTCTTTCACCGTTTGGAATGCGAGGAAAAATACACGAAAACAAAGCCCAATgacaaaaaaacccaacaaaaaacaaatgtgcTGAAAATATGCCAGAGTAATTTTCCGGGAGTGGTATTCAATCCAGCACGGGCTGTCTGTTACGTTTCCATGTCCTTTATTGACTGAGCAAGCACGGGAGATGTGCTGATATAAATgcacactttaaaaaaatactcagACGAAGGGcaacagcggcccgacgagtCCATACCATGTAACTACATACAGACTGAACATTACGTCCACTGAATGTATAATTTGAGCACGCAACCAAAAATGTATGACTAACATGGACAAAATCAAATAAGTCCATGATAAATTACTCATTTAAAATAGAATTGATAttcacttgagtaacttttacttgaaaaaaaaaaaaaaaaaaaaaactctcctatttgtttttgtttttcttttaagcaaaaaacaaatgagTGCAATGAGGAAAGAATATAGGAAGCACAATCTGCATAGGCATTGAGTGAAGGAAAAAGAAACCAGTTATGTCGCTGTCCAGAGTTCTGAAACGTCCTCAGTCAACGTGTTTCACTCAAACAATAAAAGTGAATTTAAGACATTCTAACCTCAAGAGGAGAATCAGGTTCATCCAGGATGTGCTTTTCCCTGTATATCTTCTGCATGGTCCCTGTAGAATTGGGGTCCATTACCAGCACATTGTGACTAGCAGTTCTGTCCAATTTACAGTCACTTTTCCTGGAGTCAGTGGTCCTGCACACCTCGTAATTGTACATGTGTGGGAGAGTCCCTGTTCCCAAAGTATCCGAGTACCTTGGTGGAAAATATGGAATAACAGGCAGATTGGAGTGGTACAGGATTCGAGACTGTCTCCACCTGTACACCTTGACGGATATTATAAGCAGCAAGCAGGTGATGAAGAGGAAAGAAACCACCGCCAAAgctaaaactaaataaaaagtcAGCTTCTCGTTGGACTCCTTGTCATTCAAGCTAAATTCAGTGAATTCTGACAACACTTCAGGGAAGCTGTCCGCCACTGCCACGTTAACAATGACTGTAGCTGAACGAGAGGGCTGCCCATTGTCCTCCACAACAACAGTCAGTCTTTGTTTGACAGCATCTTTATCAGTCACTTGGCGGACAGTTCTTATTTCCCCATTGTGGAGGCCTACCTCAAATAGTGCCCTATCTGTGGCTTTTTGGACTTTATACGAGAGCCAGGCA
This Corythoichthys intestinalis isolate RoL2023-P3 chromosome 11, ASM3026506v1, whole genome shotgun sequence DNA region includes the following protein-coding sequences:
- the LOC130923821 gene encoding protocadherin beta-16-like isoform X38, which translates into the protein MRPHALLFICALCFPSVLGHVSYSIPEEMTKGSFIGNIAQDLGLDIKRLQSGKARIHTGGSANYVQLVKEKGVLVINERIDREAICGQTTPCALHFQIALEQPIEIFPVTVEITDINDNDPVFEKEGRVLEISETAVVGSKFMLEKAIDPDIGLNGLQSYTLKPTDHFILKLHRQSDGGKKVEMVLQKPLDRERQEFVTLLLTAQDGGEPQRSGTMQIQIKVLDANDNAPVFTQSLYKASLNENSASGTLITQVSASDADKGSNGEVNYVIGNSMRSISKLFDITQDGNFLLKGPIDYEKAQKYEIDIEAIDRGGLSDSSKVIIEVGDVNDNTPLIQLISSSTSVEEDLPANTVIAVMSVNDPDSEENGRVNCVINDNIPFKVTSRSTFYSVVTDGDLDRERSSNYNITVTCSDEGVPSLSSSITLTLHISDVNDNMPGFERSSYEANIVENNTPGLSIMTVKASDADWNQNARISYILEDSSVNGVPVSSYVSVSAESGVIHAVRSFDYEQLKEFHFRVRAQDGGSPPLSSNVSVTILIQDANDNGPQVLYPVQTGGSLLAEMVPRSADVGYLVTKVVAVDVDSGQNAWLSYKVHKASERALFEVGLHNGEVRTVRQVTDKDALKQRLTVVVEDNGQPSRSATVIVNVAVADSFPEVLSEFTDFSMHDKEYNDKMTFYLVLALAVVSFLFIVCLLLIISVKVYRWRQSRIMYHSNLPVIPYYPPRYSDTLGTGTLPHAYNYEVCRTTDSRKSDCKLDRAASQNVLVMDPSSTGTMQKIYREKNILDEPDSPFEQKPPNNDWRFNQGPRPGPSGPHMPYGTHIRWTPKSGTRAAGGPEVAMGTGPWPQPPTEAEQLQALMAAANVSEATGTLGPGTMGLSTRYSPQFTLQHVPDYRQNVYIPGSTATLTSNPQQQQQQAMAQQASQQALPPPQQGQPEPPKAAQTPASKKKSTKKEKK